The genomic region GTCGCCACCCAGGCGGTGCTGGCGCGGAACGGTGTCGAGACCGAGGTGGTCTATCCCAAGTGCTGCGGCATGCCGCTGCTCGAGCAGGGCGACATCGAGGGCGTCGCCGCGAACGCCCGCAAGGTGACCGCCGAGCTGTTGCCCTGGGTCGAGAAGGGCTATGACATTGTCGCGCTGGTGCCGTCCTGCGCACTGATGCTGAAATTCGAATGGCCGCTGATCCTGCCCGGCGATGAAACCGTGAAGAAGATCTCCGAGGCCACGTTCGATTCCGCCGAATATGTCGTCGACATCGCCCGCAAGCAGGGTTTGGCCGACGGCCTTCAGCCGCTCGAAGGCGGCGTCACCGTCCATCTCGCCTGCCACGCCCGCGCCCAGAACATGGGTCCGAAAGCGGCCGAGATGCTGCGGCTGATCCCCGAGCCCGACGTGGCGGTAATCGAGCGTTGCTCGGGCCATGGCGGCTCGTGGGGCATGATGAAAGACAATTTCGAGGTGGCGATGAAGGTCGGCAAGCCCGTCGCCCAGAATGCCGTCAAACAGGCCAAGGCCTATGTGTCCAGCGAGTGCCCGCTGGCCGCCGATCATATCGTCCAGGGCATGGAACGTCTCGACAAGGACAAGACGCCGGCGCGTTCATGGCACCCCATGGAGCTGATGGCGCTGGCCTACGGCATCCGGCCGTAAGGAGTTTCCCGATGACCAAGCAAATCACGCGTGCCGACATCCTGCCGACCGCGGAATATGGCGCGATCCGCAAGCAGAAGCGCTCGGAACTGGTGGCGAAGAAGCGGCATCGCCGGGTTGAAGTCGGCCCCCACGTGACCTTCTATTTCGAGAGCTACGAGACCATGTGGCTTCAGATTCACGAGATGCTCTTCATCGAGAAGGGCGGCGAGGCGCAGGTCGATGACGAGCTGGCTGCCTACAACCCGCTGATTCCGCAGGGTTCCGAGCTGATCGCCACCATGATGTTCGAGATCGACGACGAGAATCGCCGCAAGCGTGTGCTGGGCCGGCTGGGCGGCGTCGAGCAGACGGTGACGATCACCATCGGCAGCCACGTGGTCCGCGCCACCGCTGAAGAGGACGTCGACCGGACAACCGCGGAAGGCAAAACGTCCTCGGTCCATTTCCTGCGTTTCCCGTTCACGCCCGAGCAGATCGCCGCCTTCCGCGACCTCTCGCAGCCCGCCATTCTCGGCATCGGCCACGAGGGTTACCAGCACATGGCCATGCTGTCGGCGGACACGCGCAACGCGCTGGCCAGCGACTTCGACGTCTAGGCTGGCATCGCTCCCGCATGGCGCGGGAGCACACGCCCTCAGTTGTTGAGCGTCGCCCGCGCGGCGTTCCGCCCGGCGACCCGGCCGTAATACGAGCCCGGGCCAAGACTCAGGCCGCTGGCATAGCCCTTGCCGTCCTGGGGAATGCTGGAGACGCAGGCGCCGGCCGCGTAGAAACCCGGAATGACCCGTCCCGTCCCGTCCAGCACCTCGCTATCGGCCGTGGTGCGCAGGCCGCCCAGGGTGAGATAACGATAATCCGAACTGGTGTAGGACAGGTCGAAGGCCGCGAAAGGCGGCTTGTCGAGCGGCTTCACCCAGTCGGGATGCTTGTTCCACAACGGGTCGGATCCCTGCGCGGCGGCCTTGTTGTAATCGGCCATGGTCCTTTGCAGCGCGCCCTGCGGAAGCCGCAGCCCGGTTTCCATTTCGGCAATGCTGTCCCAGCCGTCGATCAGCCGCTTCTGGATTTCCGGATAGGCGAATATCTCCGAATCGACGATCAGATAGGCCGCCGCGCCGGGCTGCTCGGCGATGTGCTCGGCGGTGCGGCCGTGATAGCTGTCCTCGGCCACGAAACGCTCGCCGCGGGTGTTGACCACGATGCCCTTGATCAACTGGCCCGGCGGATAGAACGACGAGGTCGCGATCGTGCCGCTCATTGCCTGGGTCGCCGCGCCGGCCGACAGGCCCAGCATCAACGCGGCGCCGTCATTGTGGGGAATCCCCAGCGCTTCCGCCGCCTCGGGAAGCTGCGGCGCGTAGCGCCGCATCAGTTCCTTGTTCATGCCGAAGCCGCCCGCCGCCAGGATCACCGCGCGGCGGGCGCGCAGATGGACGGGGCCGGATGTCTGGCGGACCTTTACGCCCATGATGCGGCCGGCGTCGTCGCGCACCAGCGCCTTTACCTCGCTGTCGGTCTGGACCCGCACGCCTTCCTCGGCGCAGCGGGCAATCAGTGCGTTCATGGCCAGCGCGCCGCCGCCATCGCCCACCTTGGCC from Emcibacter sp. SYSU 3D8 harbors:
- a CDS encoding heterodisulfide reductase-related iron-sulfur binding cluster — protein: MAEGSLDAPIRHPLDWNNPDFYDAEKLDEEVRRVFDICHGCRRCFNLCDSFPRLFDLVDESPTMELDGVKSEDFKPVVDACTLCDLCFMTKCPYVPPHEFNLDFPHLMLRYRAAERKAGHTKFTHEQLVQTDRNGKLFGPVAPVVNWATDLDNKLTRPIMEAVADVDRNAYVPKFQGDTFVRRAKKHPPAVNAAAPGHGRKAVIYATCFANYNNPDIGVATQAVLARNGVETEVVYPKCCGMPLLEQGDIEGVAANARKVTAELLPWVEKGYDIVALVPSCALMLKFEWPLILPGDETVKKISEATFDSAEYVVDIARKQGLADGLQPLEGGVTVHLACHARAQNMGPKAAEMLRLIPEPDVAVIERCSGHGGSWGMMKDNFEVAMKVGKPVAQNAVKQAKAYVSSECPLAADHIVQGMERLDKDKTPARSWHPMELMALAYGIRP
- a CDS encoding DUF3501 family protein — protein: MTKQITRADILPTAEYGAIRKQKRSELVAKKRHRRVEVGPHVTFYFESYETMWLQIHEMLFIEKGGEAQVDDELAAYNPLIPQGSELIATMMFEIDDENRRKRVLGRLGGVEQTVTITIGSHVVRATAEEDVDRTTAEGKTSSVHFLRFPFTPEQIAAFRDLSQPAILGIGHEGYQHMAMLSADTRNALASDFDV
- a CDS encoding FAD-binding protein, with amino-acid sequence MTTTPELLRADQVSAWNDTADVIVIGYGIAGACAALEARRAGADVLVIERASGGGGASALSAGIFYLGGGTAVQKAVGYDDSAEEMFRFLMASTSAPDARIVRRFCDDAADHFDWLETQGVPFERTYYKDKAVIAPTSECLASTGNEKVWPYYQIATPVPRGHKVAKVGDGGGALAMNALIARCAEEGVRVQTDSEVKALVRDDAGRIMGVKVRQTSGPVHLRARRAVILAAGGFGMNKELMRRYAPQLPEAAEALGIPHNDGAALMLGLSAGAATQAMSGTIATSSFYPPGQLIKGIVVNTRGERFVAEDSYHGRTAEHIAEQPGAAAYLIVDSEIFAYPEIQKRLIDGWDSIAEMETGLRLPQGALQRTMADYNKAAAQGSDPLWNKHPDWVKPLDKPPFAAFDLSYTSSDYRYLTLGGLRTTADSEVLDGTGRVIPGFYAAGACVSSIPQDGKGYASGLSLGPGSYYGRVAGRNAARATLNN